Part of the Dehalococcoidia bacterium genome is shown below.
TAGCGGCTATGGGCGAGTTGGCGAAGGTCCGTCTCCTGAACCCCGTCGAGCAGCAGCAGCGCATCGACGCGCTGGAGCGGCAGGTGGGCGAACTGCAGGCGGTGATTGCCGCCCTGCGGGCCGAACTGGAGCAACTCACCCGGCGCGGCAAGCGCCAGGCGGCGCCGTTCAGCAAGGACACGCGCGTCGCCGACCCCAAACGCCCGGGACGCAAGCCGGGCCAGGGCCCCTTTCACTTCCGCGCCGCCCCGTTGGCCGCAGACCTGAGTGAGCCGCCGATCACGGTGCCGGTGACCGAGCGGGCGTGCCCCGTCTGCGGCGGCGCGTTGGTCGAAGAGCGGGTAGACCTCGCCTCAGTGACCGACCTCTCGGAGCAACCGCAAGCGCAGGTGCGGCAGTACCGTGTGTCGGTGTGCCGCTGCCAGACCTGTGGCAAGGCCGTGCGCGGCCAGCACCCGGCACTGGCGCCTGACCAGTACGGCGCCACGGCGGACCGGGTCGGCGAGCGGCTGCTTGCGGCCGGCCACGTCCTCCACCATGCAGCGGGCGTGCCGCTGCGCAAAGTGCCAGGCGTCCTCCAGCTTCTCACCGGCGCGGCGGTGACTGAGGGTGCGCTCGTCCAGGATGCGCAGCGCCGGGTCGCGGGGCCGGTGGGCGAGGCGTACACCGCCTTGCGGGCCGCGGTGGCGACGGCCGCGCGAGTGCACACCGATGACACCGGCTGGCGGGTGGGCGGCAGCGCCGCCTTCCTGATGGCGTTTGAGTCCGACAGCGAGACGGTCTACCAGATCCGGGCGCGGCATCGCAACGAGGAGGTGCGGGAGATCATCGGTGATGCCTTCGCGGGCGTGCTGATCACCGACCGCGGCAAAAGCTACGACGCGGAGGCGCTCGCCGCCGTCGCCCAGCAGAAGTGCCTGGCCCATCTCCAGCGTTCGATCAGCCTGGTGCTGGAGATGAAATGGGCACGCGGCCGCTCGCTGGGGCTTTCGCTGCGGCGGCTGTTGCGCGAGGCGCAGACGCTGTGGCAGACGCAGCAGCTGGCACCGATGGCGGAGGACTACGCCGCGCAGGTGGCGGCGTTGGAGGCGCGGCTGACGGCGCTGTTGGCGCCGCGCACGCTGCCGGACCCGGACAACCAGCGGCTGCTGGACCAACTGCGCTGGCACCATGCCCGGGGCAGCGTGCTGCGCTTGCTCAGCGACCCGCGCATTGAGCCGACCAACAACCGCGCGGAGCGGGCGCTGCGGCCGGCGGTGATTGCCCGCAAGGTCTCGCAGTGTTCGAAGAACGAACGGGGCGCGGAGACCTTCGCCGCCTTCGCCAGCGTGACGCGCACCATTCGCCAACGTGGCGGTGCGCTGCTCGACGACCTGCTGACCACCTTCCGCACCGGCCGCGTGCCCGCACCGCTCCCGCCGTAGCGCCGCTATTCAATTACCAACGCATGTTAAAGGCCGAGCTGGCAGTGGTCCGTGCTGCCAATGTTGCCGGCAGTACACCGGTGCTTTCAGGCGAGAGGATGCTCAACGGGCTGGGAGTTACGCTGGGGTGAGCGACGTTACGTGGACGCGTACCGTCTGTAGCCCTGCCGGTGGGGGGATTGGGTCGAGCAGCGTCCCCGTTACGCGAACTCGCACCGGTGTTGAGGACGTGAGGGCCTGAGAAAGCAGCGGCTCTGGGCCATCAACGATAAGCAATAGCTGGGGAAAGCGCGGATCGTCTGGGGCGAGGTAGAAGCGGGTGAACCCCGGACCGGAGCGGCCTGTCGCGGGGTCCGGCACTGGGTCACCGAACAGCACATGGAGAGTGCCGCTGACAGACACCTCATCGCCAGGCTGACCGATGAACGGTGTCGGAGCTACCGCGATGGTTGATCGGGTAGGCGCCGAGACTACGCCTTGCTG
Proteins encoded:
- a CDS encoding IS66 family transposase; this translates as AAMGELAKVRLLNPVEQQQRIDALERQVGELQAVIAALRAELEQLTRRGKRQAAPFSKDTRVADPKRPGRKPGQGPFHFRAAPLAADLSEPPITVPVTERACPVCGGALVEERVDLASVTDLSEQPQAQVRQYRVSVCRCQTCGKAVRGQHPALAPDQYGATADRVGERLLAAGHVLHHAAGVPLRKVPGVLQLLTGAAVTEGALVQDAQRRVAGPVGEAYTALRAAVATAARVHTDDTGWRVGGSAAFLMAFESDSETVYQIRARHRNEEVREIIGDAFAGVLITDRGKSYDAEALAAVAQQKCLAHLQRSISLVLEMKWARGRSLGLSLRRLLREAQTLWQTQQLAPMAEDYAAQVAALEARLTALLAPRTLPDPDNQRLLDQLRWHHARGSVLRLLSDPRIEPTNNRAERALRPAVIARKVSQCSKNERGAETFAAFASVTRTIRQRGGALLDDLLTTFRTGRVPAPLPP